Proteins from a single region of Gammaproteobacteria bacterium:
- a CDS encoding response regulator — MTVEHTDDTVSISVRDTGVGIDAAKLAGVFELFMQVEPHGRRAQGGLGIGLTLVKRLVEMHGGTVEAHSEGPGRGSEFVIRFPAIPAPENAAPGSATGPVEIRELRKVLLIEDNEDARHALSTVLRHYGFRTFAAADGLEGIAVADEVQPDAAIIDIGLPQYDGFEVARRLRARTGGERMLLVALTGYSSREARRQAMEAGFDEYLVKPVSPVDLAGLIESRLQPAALTG; from the coding sequence CTGACCGTCGAGCACACGGACGACACCGTGTCGATCTCGGTGCGCGACACCGGCGTCGGCATCGATGCGGCCAAGCTCGCGGGCGTGTTCGAGCTCTTCATGCAGGTGGAACCGCACGGTCGCCGCGCGCAGGGCGGGCTCGGCATCGGCCTCACGCTCGTCAAGCGGTTGGTGGAAATGCACGGCGGCACGGTCGAGGCGCACAGCGAAGGGCCGGGCCGCGGCAGCGAGTTCGTCATCCGTTTCCCCGCGATTCCCGCGCCGGAAAACGCAGCACCTGGCTCCGCGACCGGGCCGGTCGAAATCCGCGAGCTCAGGAAAGTGTTGCTGATCGAGGACAATGAGGATGCCCGGCACGCGCTGTCGACGGTGTTGCGGCATTACGGCTTCCGGACGTTCGCCGCCGCCGACGGTCTCGAGGGCATCGCCGTCGCCGACGAAGTCCAGCCCGACGCGGCGATCATCGACATCGGATTACCGCAGTACGACGGATTCGAAGTCGCGCGCCGGCTGCGCGCGCGCACCGGCGGCGAGCGCATGCTGCTCGTGGCGCTCACCGGCTACAGCAGCCGCGAGGCCCGCCGGCAGGCGATGGAGGCGGGCTTCGACGAATACCTGGTCAAGCCCGTTTCGCCCGTCGATCTCGCCGGCCTGATCGAATCGCGCTTGCAACCGGCGGCGCTCACCGGTTGA
- a CDS encoding ATP-binding protein codes for MPRHFAISVAATLVIAAATLATWKILEDDYRAQNARIVASESQAARSQLARNFELMLGALRSVHRYWSTYGHLPREQWATDVRLEPLHFEGIDLVFWSDPVHGVQYARTPGHPELDHAPTPEDLRVAAPLLEHAGRLRGEEIIGPFQDAAGNPTYRVYMVDARGVFVAVVDASRSFAAMLRDVSPGYSVEVRWDGMRLYRRGEPAHDLPGAPTTTGVVRPTSGTLWQVALTPTGELEDVMSVRGLTALLFSGFAIAGLVGLLVLENRRARERARAAEVAEHELALLNRNLEREIAERTKELADRSADLGTITDSVAHDLRNPLNTISVNTQLLAQQFGDVLGPDGLTALERTGTAVKRMTEILDRLLGLSIVSHATFRRERVDMTEMVRDIFDELAASEPPPPVELALAELPDAHADPKLVRTLALNLLSNALKYTRTRDRRHVEVGCEQGKRVPVYFVRDNGIGFDGDSAERLFRAFEREERDESNEDGIGLGLNIAVRVVRRHDGRIWAESRPGEGAAFYFTLEPEASHA; via the coding sequence TTGCCGAGACATTTCGCCATCAGCGTGGCGGCGACGCTGGTCATCGCCGCGGCTACGCTCGCAACGTGGAAAATCCTCGAAGACGACTATCGGGCGCAGAACGCGAGAATCGTCGCCTCCGAGTCGCAGGCCGCGCGCAGCCAGCTTGCCCGCAATTTCGAGCTGATGCTCGGCGCGCTGCGCAGCGTGCACCGCTACTGGTCGACCTACGGCCACCTGCCGCGTGAGCAATGGGCGACCGACGTCCGTCTCGAACCGCTGCACTTCGAGGGTATCGATCTCGTCTTTTGGAGTGATCCGGTGCACGGCGTGCAATACGCGCGAACGCCCGGGCATCCGGAGCTGGACCATGCACCGACCCCGGAAGATCTGCGCGTGGCCGCCCCGCTGCTCGAGCATGCCGGCCGCCTGCGCGGTGAGGAGATCATCGGTCCGTTCCAGGATGCCGCGGGCAATCCGACCTACCGTGTGTACATGGTCGACGCTCGCGGGGTGTTCGTCGCCGTCGTCGATGCATCCCGCTCCTTCGCCGCGATGCTGCGCGACGTGTCACCCGGTTATTCGGTCGAAGTACGCTGGGACGGCATGCGTCTCTACCGGCGCGGCGAGCCCGCCCACGATCTTCCCGGCGCGCCGACCACGACCGGCGTCGTGCGCCCGACGAGCGGCACGCTGTGGCAGGTCGCTTTGACGCCCACGGGGGAGCTCGAGGACGTGATGTCCGTACGCGGCCTGACCGCGCTCTTGTTCTCGGGCTTCGCGATCGCTGGCCTGGTCGGGCTGCTGGTGCTGGAGAACCGGCGAGCCCGGGAGCGGGCACGGGCGGCGGAGGTCGCGGAGCACGAGCTTGCCCTTCTGAACCGCAATCTCGAACGCGAGATCGCGGAGCGCACGAAAGAGCTCGCCGATCGCTCGGCCGACCTCGGCACCATCACGGATTCCGTAGCTCACGACCTCAGAAATCCGCTCAATACGATCTCCGTGAACACACAGTTGCTGGCGCAGCAGTTCGGGGACGTGCTCGGCCCGGACGGTCTGACGGCGCTCGAGCGCACGGGCACGGCCGTCAAGCGGATGACGGAGATCCTCGACCGGCTGCTCGGACTTTCCATCGTTTCCCACGCCACGTTCCGGCGCGAACGCGTCGATATGACGGAGATGGTCCGCGACATCTTCGACGAGCTGGCCGCTTCCGAGCCGCCGCCGCCGGTCGAGCTGGCACTCGCCGAGCTGCCGGACGCGCACGCGGACCCGAAGCTGGTAAGGACGCTCGCACTGAATCTCCTGAGCAACGCGCTCAAGTACACACGCACCCGGGACCGCCGGCACGTCGAGGTGGGCTGCGAGCAAGGCAAACGCGTGCCGGTCTATTTCGTGCGCGACAACGGGATCGGCTTCGACGGGGACTCCGCCGAGCGGCTGTTTCGTGCGTTCGAGCGCGAAGAGCGGGACGAATCGAACGAGGACGGCATCGGCCTCGGGCTCAACATCGCGGTGCGCGTCGTGCGCCGCCATGACGGACGGATCTGGGCGGAAAGCCGCCCCGGCGAGGGTGCGGCGTTCTATTTCACGCTGGAGCCGGAGGCGAGCCACGCCTGA